GCCTCTTTCAGATATTCCTCGTTTGTATACATCGTGAGCATGATCACTTTCGCCTTGGGGCATTCCTGCCGCATGCGACTCGTGGCCTCCAGCCCGTTCATCCCCGACATCGCGATATCCATCAGAACCACGTCGGGAGCTAGTGCTCTGGCGGCGCGCACCGCCTCTCGACCATCACTCACCTCCCCAACAACCTCAACCTTATCCAGCTTCTCCAGCAATGCCCGAAATCCGGCGCGCACCAATGTGTGATCCTCGGCCAGCAACACCCGAATCGTGTTCATTGCAGATCCTCCCGACTGCTCTCGGATGCCGCGGCGAGGGGAAACGACGCACGAATTTCGGTCCCTGCAGCAGGAGCGGACGTGATCGTGACCGTTCCACCGGCAAGTTGAACGCGTTCCTCCATCCCGGACAACCCGACACTGGTGCCGGCTCTGGCACCCGCCCGAACCATCTCCAGATCGAACCCGATGCCATTGTCACGAATGACCAGCGTCAATTCCTGATGCGCGCGCTCCAAGCGCACTTCCACCTTGCTCGCCTGCGAGTGGCGCGCGACATTGGTCAACGCTTCCTGCGTCAGCCGGAAACAGGCGATCTCAACCTCAGGCGAGGGCCGGCTTGTCAGCGCCTCAACAGACACCAGGGCCTCCCACCCCGCGCGCTCCGCCTGCCGGCCGACGTACCATCTGAGAGCCGGGCCCAACCCCAGTTCGTCCAACAGCGATGGCCGTAAATCCAGGGCCAAACTGCGGACACGTTGCAGCACCTGCCCAAGAATCTCCAGACTATCGACGATTTGATTCTCCACCGCCTCACTGCCAGGCACCGTGCGAATTTCTCGCAAATTGAGCTTGATCGCCGTGAGCGCTTGGCCGATTTCATCGTGCAAATCACGCGCAATCGCACGGCGCTCCGACTCTTGAATTTCCATCAACCGACGGGACAGTATGCGTAATCGCTCGTTCGCCTCGCGCAATGCCGCCGTACGCTCCAGCACCCGCGCCTCCAACTCCTCATGCGCATGCGTCAATGCTTCCTGTGTCCGCTTCTGTTCGGTAATATCCGTGTTCAATTCGAGACTGCCGCTCGGGACTCCCGATGAATCACGGAGCAACGTCCACCGGCTCGACACCGTGATGGTCCGTCCCGCGCGCGTCCGATGCACCAATTCGCCCCGCCACAACCCTGCCTGCAAGAATTCCCGCTTAATCTCCTCCAGCGGGCACGGAAAGGTCGTGTGTAAGAATTCGTGAATATACGCACCCAACGCTTCCCCGGACGTCCATCCGTACAGCCGCACCGCGCCCTCGTTCCAATACGTAATCGTATCACTCACCAGGTCGCGCACGAGGATCGCATCGTTGGCCAAATCGAGCAACTTCGCTTGACGTTGGAGTAAGGCTTCCGCCTGCAGCTGGCCTCGACGATCCTTGACGACAAAACAATAACCCACAATGTTCCCGCGCTTGTCAGGCAGAGCACTGACAAAGAGGCGCACCGGAATCCGGCAGCCAGTACCATCGATGTACGTCCACTCCTCCTCGACCATCTGCCCCAAGCTGACCAATCCGACAATCACTCCGAACGGATCCTCGATCACCGTGCCAACCTGAGCCACGATCGTGCGTCGCCGAGCGTCCAACTCGAGGGGGTCATGAAAAGCGGCCGGGGTGAGGTGCCCGACCACGGTCTCCGCAGTCACGCCGAGTAATCGCTCGGCAGCGTGGCTGAAACTGCTGATGATCCCGTCTGGCCTGGTGAAGATCACCGCAACCCTCGTCAACCCATCGTCACCGAATGCGATCCTGTCACTGTTCATCGAGACGCCTTCGGTTCAGGAAACAGCCGCAGCCGCATGATGACCGGCCCACAGTAGAGAGATGCTTACAAGTCACCCGTGCTCCCGCCCATCACGCACCCACACAGCGATCATACAAAGAGCGGCCATCGCCACGAGCTCATGTACCGAGGCACACACCGGGCGACGTCGCTAGCCCCTACCCTTGAGTCGAGCCGACTGCCTTCCGACCAGCCAGACGCCGGCGAGGATGAGAGCAATCCCCACGACTTCCCGAACGCCAATCGCCTCACCCAGTATGAGGGCCGACAAGAGCAGGGCCGACACGGGAATAAGGTTCACGAAGACGCCGGCCCGTGAGGGACCGACGCCCTGCACGCCATAGAGCCAGGCTTGCTGGCCAAGAGCGGTGGCAAAGACGATCAGATAGCCCAAGGCCAACCACCCGGAAAGCGGAACGACGCTCATACCGGTGACGAGCAGCTTTTGATCGGTCCAGAGGAGGGGAATCTGCAGCATCAGCGAGAGGAACAAGGTCGTCCAATTGACTGTCAGCGGGGTTAGACGCTCCATCACCTGCCGGCCTCCGATCGAGTAGAGCGCCCAGCTCACCAACCCCAACAGGACCAAGATGCCGCCCAACCAGGGATTCTCTCCGCTCGGGGCATCTCCTCCGACTCCGGACACCAGCGCCACCCCCGCGAACGACACCGCACACCCTCCCGCCACGGTTTTAAAAGGCACATCGCGGACTAACAGCGATGAGAGGAGGGCGGTGATGGCCGGACTCGCCCCGATAATCACTCCAGCGGTGGCCGCGCCGACATACCGAAGGCCGAACAGCGTCAACAGATGGTTGCCGAGCACGCCGAGACCCAGCAGCGACAGCCACTTCAGATCGCGGGCCGTCAGAGTCGTGCGCCCGCCTTCCGTCCACCACCAGAGAGGAATCAGGATCGCCAACGCGCCGAGGCCGCGCAGCAAGGAGGTCTCCACGGCCGAAAACGCGCCGAGCGCGAGTTTCTGCCCCACAATCGAGCCTCCCCATACCAGGGCGGACGTGGTCAAGGCGGCATAGGCGGCAGGGGCTGACGGTCTGTCCATCCGTTCACGTTCTCCCTTCACTCTGGTGTGCGACACACCGGATGGTTAAGACGGCTCGCGTGACGGTTTCGGGGAAATGACCCACACTCCATCGCGAATAGTGGCCAGCACCGCCGTCACGCGCGAATCAGCCGCCACGACTCGGTTGAGTTCCTGAATGGCCGCGGTGCGATCGTCCGGCGGCGGATTCAGCAGGACATCGCCGTCCCACAATACATTGTCGATCAAGATCACGCCGCGCGGGGACAGCAACTCCATCGCCCGACGGTAATAATTCACGTAGTTGATCTTGTCTGCATCAATAAAGATCACCTCAAAGGGGCCGGTCAGATTCGCCATCGTCTCCAGCGCCGGACCCATCCGAATGTCAATTTTCCCTCCATGCGGCGACTGGGCAAAGAATCGGCGAGCGACGGCGGCGGATTCTTCATCCACCTCGCACGTCATCACCCGTCCCTGGTCGGGCAAGGCTTCCGCAAAACACAGGGCGCTATACCCCGTAAACATCCCAATTTCCAGCACGCGCTGGGCCTGAACGAGGCGAGTCATCATGGACAGAAATGCGCCTTCCAGCGGCCCCACCAGCATCCGCGCAAACTCCATGGTCCGCTCGGTTTCCTCTCGCAAATTCCGGCGGACCGGAGTTTCCGGCAAGGAACAGGCCGCGGCATAGGCTTCGATATCGGGCAGGACCAGATCAGCCATGAGTTTCACTCCACTAGAGACTTGTGCGACAATTCGCACCGGTCGCGAATCATACCACGGACATCCCAGCACAAGAGGCCAGCACGTGAAGACATTGGCAACATTGGAACCATTGACGGACCGTCTCCTCGAAATCCGGCGCATTCAGAGCGCAGCGTCGGTCCTCTCTTGGGACCAGGAAACCTATATGCCGGCCGGGGGCGGCGCGGCACGGGCCGAACAGATCGCCGCGTTGGAAGGACTCGCGCATGAGAAACTCGTATCCCGCGAAATCGAGACGCTATTGACCGATTGGGTCGACCCAGCGACGGGCCAGGCCACCGAAGGGTGGGATGAGCCATCACGTTCTTTGCTCCGTGAAACCTGGCGAGATTTCAGTCGAGCCAAGAAGCTTCCCTCTGCCTTTGTGGTCCGCCTGAGCCGCGAATGCTCCCTGGCGCAGCAGGCCTGGGTGACGGCACGGGAGGAAAGTCGTTTCTCAAAATTCTTCCCCTCGCTCAGAACCATCATCGACCTCAAGCGCGAGGAAGCCCAATACCTCGGCTATCGGGACTCCCCGTATGACGCACTCCTGGACACCTATGAGCCAGGCGCGACAATTGCGCATCTTGCGCCGATGTTTCGCGAACTACGCGAACGGCTCGTCCCGCTGCTCAAAAAGGTGCAAGGCAGCGGAGTGACCATCGACGACAGCTGTTTACACCAACGCTTTGATCAAGCCAAGCAAATGGAATTCGGTCGCCTCGTGCTCGTGGCCATGGGGTATGATTTCGAGCGCGGCCGCCTCGACCTTTCCGCCCACCCCTTCACGACCTCGTTTCACCCAACCGATGTCCGCGTCACGACCCGTGTCTTCGAAACGGATTTGCCCTCGTGCCTGTTCAGCTGCATCCACGAAGGCGGTCACGGCCTGTATGATCAAGGGCTCGACCCTCGATATTACGGCTCGCCTCTCGGCGAGTCCGTGTCACTGGGTTTCCACGAGAGTCAGTCTCGTCTGTGGGAGAACTGCGTGGGCCGATCGCGCGCCTTTTGGCGCTGCTTTTACCCGATCCTCCAACACACATTTCCTGAACAGCTGGCCACCGTCCCGCTCGATCACTTCTATGCCGCGATCAACCGGGCCGCGCCCTCCCTCATTCGCGTCGAGGCCGACGAGTTAACTTATAACCTCCACATCATGCTGCGCGTGGAAATTGAGCAGGCGCTGATTGAAAATCGCATCCAACCGGATGACTTACCGGGACTCTGGAACGACAAAATGCAGTCGTACCTCGGAATCGTTCCGCAACGGGATGCCGACGGCGTGCTCCAGGATGTGCATTGGTCGATGGGGGCATTCGGCTACTTTCCGACCTATACGTTGGGCAACCTCTATTCAGTCCAATTCTTCGAGCAGGCCAACCTGGAACTGCCCCAGTTGGAAGAAGACATCGCGGCCGGGCAACTCGTTCCGCTCCGGCGATGGCTGGAACAAAAGATTCACCGCTGGGGACGTATGTTCACGCCTGACCACCTCGCCCGGCGAGTCACCGGCAACGGGGTGAGTCCCGAGCCATTCCTGCGCTATCTAGAAAAGAAGTACGGCCAACTGTATCAACTCTAGGCTTTCCAGCCTTCCCTCGCGTTCATGCCTTGGCCTTGAGCCAACCTTCCCGGCCGCGTGAACCGCGCCCCCGCAAAATACCTAGGGCCATAACAGGATACTTCAGATCTAGGGAGACCTTCGAGAACCATGTTAATTCTCATTGGGATACATCAACGCACCAGATCCTAAGTGCTGACCCTGCTCCAGGGAGTGAATCGGCTGAGCACGTG
The sequence above is drawn from the Nitrospira defluvii genome and encodes:
- a CDS encoding PAS domain-containing sensor histidine kinase translates to MNSDRIAFGDDGLTRVAVIFTRPDGIISSFSHAAERLLGVTAETVVGHLTPAAFHDPLELDARRRTIVAQVGTVIEDPFGVIVGLVSLGQMVEEEWTYIDGTGCRIPVRLFVSALPDKRGNIVGYCFVVKDRRGQLQAEALLQRQAKLLDLANDAILVRDLVSDTITYWNEGAVRLYGWTSGEALGAYIHEFLHTTFPCPLEEIKREFLQAGLWRGELVHRTRAGRTITVSSRWTLLRDSSGVPSGSLELNTDITEQKRTQEALTHAHEELEARVLERTAALREANERLRILSRRLMEIQESERRAIARDLHDEIGQALTAIKLNLREIRTVPGSEAVENQIVDSLEILGQVLQRVRSLALDLRPSLLDELGLGPALRWYVGRQAERAGWEALVSVEALTSRPSPEVEIACFRLTQEALTNVARHSQASKVEVRLERAHQELTLVIRDNGIGFDLEMVRAGARAGTSVGLSGMEERVQLAGGTVTITSAPAAGTEIRASFPLAAASESSREDLQ
- a CDS encoding DMT family transporter — protein: MDRPSAPAAYAALTTSALVWGGSIVGQKLALGAFSAVETSLLRGLGALAILIPLWWWTEGGRTTLTARDLKWLSLLGLGVLGNHLLTLFGLRYVGAATAGVIIGASPAITALLSSLLVRDVPFKTVAGGCAVSFAGVALVSGVGGDAPSGENPWLGGILVLLGLVSWALYSIGGRQVMERLTPLTVNWTTLFLSLMLQIPLLWTDQKLLVTGMSVVPLSGWLALGYLIVFATALGQQAWLYGVQGVGPSRAGVFVNLIPVSALLLSALILGEAIGVREVVGIALILAGVWLVGRQSARLKGRG
- a CDS encoding O-methyltransferase, producing the protein MADLVLPDIEAYAAACSLPETPVRRNLREETERTMEFARMLVGPLEGAFLSMMTRLVQAQRVLEIGMFTGYSALCFAEALPDQGRVMTCEVDEESAAVARRFFAQSPHGGKIDIRMGPALETMANLTGPFEVIFIDADKINYVNYYRRAMELLSPRGVILIDNVLWDGDVLLNPPPDDRTAAIQELNRVVAADSRVTAVLATIRDGVWVISPKPSREPS
- a CDS encoding carboxypeptidase M32 produces the protein MKTLATLEPLTDRLLEIRRIQSAASVLSWDQETYMPAGGGAARAEQIAALEGLAHEKLVSREIETLLTDWVDPATGQATEGWDEPSRSLLRETWRDFSRAKKLPSAFVVRLSRECSLAQQAWVTAREESRFSKFFPSLRTIIDLKREEAQYLGYRDSPYDALLDTYEPGATIAHLAPMFRELRERLVPLLKKVQGSGVTIDDSCLHQRFDQAKQMEFGRLVLVAMGYDFERGRLDLSAHPFTTSFHPTDVRVTTRVFETDLPSCLFSCIHEGGHGLYDQGLDPRYYGSPLGESVSLGFHESQSRLWENCVGRSRAFWRCFYPILQHTFPEQLATVPLDHFYAAINRAAPSLIRVEADELTYNLHIMLRVEIEQALIENRIQPDDLPGLWNDKMQSYLGIVPQRDADGVLQDVHWSMGAFGYFPTYTLGNLYSVQFFEQANLELPQLEEDIAAGQLVPLRRWLEQKIHRWGRMFTPDHLARRVTGNGVSPEPFLRYLEKKYGQLYQL